A genomic segment from Oncorhynchus clarkii lewisi isolate Uvic-CL-2024 chromosome 12, UVic_Ocla_1.0, whole genome shotgun sequence encodes:
- the LOC139421308 gene encoding transmembrane ascorbate-dependent reductase CYB561-like: MEDSPQRAVQGLGSFPWYVGGTQVLGLACVVITGVWMGSYHGGYAWDGSGQEFNVHPLCMVLGLVFLYGDAILVYRVFRNESKRNVKILHAVLHLLALIISIVGIVAVFDFHNHNKIPNMYSLHSWCGMLTFVLFCVQWLMGLGFFLFPGTLMALRSWYLPLHVFFGLAMLAMSLATCLLGISEKLFFSIQDTYSQFVPEGILGNMLGLLLVAFGILVGYVVTREDFRRPPHPEEEALSVHFKTLTEGGGSPTSP, from the exons ATGGAAGATAGCCCTCAGCGGGCCGTGCAAGGCCTGGGCTCCTTCCCGTGGTACGTGGGGGGGACTCAGGTTCTGGGCCTGGCCTGTGTGGTGATCACGGGCGTGTGGATGGGCAGCTATCACGGAGGCTACGCCTGGGACGGTTCGGGACAGGAGTTCAATGTACATCCCCTCTGCATGGTCCTGGGCCTGGTCTTTCTCTATGGAGATG CGATCCTGGTGTACAGAgtatttagaaatgaaagcaaaCGCAACGTCAAGATTCTCCATGCTGTACTCCACCttctcgccctcattatcagcaTAGTGG GTATAGTGGCTGTGTTTGACTTCCATAATCATAACAAGATCCCCAACATGTACTCCCTCCACAGCTGGTGTGGCATGCTCACCTTTGTTCTCTTCTGTGTACAG TGGCTGATGGGGCTTGGTTTCTTCCTCTTCCCTGGGACGTTAATGGCGCTGCGGAGCTGGTACCTGCCACTACATGTCTTCTTTGGGCTGGCCATGCTCGCTATGTCCCTAGCCACCTGCCTACTGGGCATTTCAGAGAAATTGTTCTTCAGTATCCA GGACACATATTCACAGTTCGTCCCAGAGGGGATCCTTGGTAACATGCTGGGACTGCTGCTAGTAGCATTTGGGATTCTGGTAGGCTACGTGGTGACACGGGAGGACTTCAGGAGACCCCCACACCCAGAGGAGGAGGCCTTATCTGTACATTTTAAGACCCTGACTGAGGGGGGAGGGAGCCCCACCTCGCCTTAA